One genomic window of Anoplolepis gracilipes chromosome 5, ASM4749672v1, whole genome shotgun sequence includes the following:
- the LOC140665661 gene encoding uncharacterized protein isoform X2 produces MRSLDRLSGSDQDCGDREMYIDLDDASVDLLTGKRSRHHVVGAEVGEESDSSGSERSPKQAKRRNRGGAPPTTRRRKSGISARERNLRRLESNERERMRMHSLNDAFEQLREVIPHVKMERKLSKIETLTLAKNYIMALTNVICEMRGEEQPYTFVDGECGSSSGDSTGQLELSGGEQPDESSPASIHETNNNSLLHEDLERRI; encoded by the exons ATGCGAAGCCTGGATAGGCTATCGGGTAGCGACCAAGACTGCGGTGATCGGGAAATGTACATCGACCTGGACGACGCTTCCGTTGACTTGCTTACCGGGAAACGTAGTCGCCATCATGTCGTTGGCGCGGAG GTGGGCGAGGAGAGCGACAGCAGCGGAAGCGAGAGGAGTCCGAAGCAGGCAAAGAGGAGAAACCGCGGCGGCGCACCACCGACCACAAGGAGACGGAAAAGCGGAATTTCCGCTCGTGAGAGGAACCTGAGAAGGCTCGAGAgtaatgagagagagaggatgagAATGCACTCGCTCAACGATGCTTTCGAG CAATTACGAGAGGTAATACCACACGTGAAAATGGAGAGGAAGCTCAGCAAGATCGAAACGCTCACGCTggctaaaaattatataatggcACTGACGAATGTCATATGTGAGATGCGCGGCGAGGAGCAACCGTATAC GTTCGTCGATGGTGAATGCGGTTCTAGCAGCGGTGACAGTACCGGTCAATTAGAATTAAGCGGGGGCGAGCAACCCGACGAATCATCGCCTGCCTCGATCCACGAGACCAACAACAATAGCCTTCTTCACGAGGATCTAGAACGCAGGATCTAA
- the LOC140665663 gene encoding uncharacterized protein, producing MNDTEASISDILSGRRSISLSLHVAGGIIITIIILTCCCTLFVRNKCARIIHKLTRRKKKEKYPPDIEKEPRKRVKKLRKKRRRTISPELVQTEVTAPIIVREPERSENGSPTPCYKCFRKKKRRPKRQIR from the exons ATGAATGATACCGAAGCATCTATTTCCGATATTTTATCAG GACGTCGGTCGATTTCCTTATCCTTACACGTCGCTGGAGGTATCATTATCACGATTATAATTCTAACTTGCTGTTGTACTCTATTCGTAAGAAACAAATGCGCGAGAATAATTCATAAGCTTAcaaggaggaagaagaaaga GAAATATCCTCCCGATATCGAGAAAGAACCAAGAAAGCGAGTGAAAAAATTACGGAAAAAGAGGAGAAGGACTATTTCGCCAGAATTAGTACAGACCGAGGTAACCGCGCCCATCATCGTCAGGGAGCCGGAGAGATCGGAAAATGGATCGCCGACCCCTTGTTACAAATGTTtcagaaaaaagaagagaagaccCAAGAGACAGATACGATGA
- the LOC140665661 gene encoding uncharacterized protein isoform X1 — protein sequence MLQRDRAVILIRIMRSLDRLSGSDQDCGDREMYIDLDDASVDLLTGKRSRHHVVGAEVGEESDSSGSERSPKQAKRRNRGGAPPTTRRRKSGISARERNLRRLESNERERMRMHSLNDAFEQLREVIPHVKMERKLSKIETLTLAKNYIMALTNVICEMRGEEQPYTFVDGECGSSSGDSTGQLELSGGEQPDESSPASIHETNNNSLLHEDLERRI from the exons ATGTTACAGAGGGATCGAGCTGTGATTTTGATCAGGATAATGCGAAGCCTGGATAGGCTATCGGGTAGCGACCAAGACTGCGGTGATCGGGAAATGTACATCGACCTGGACGACGCTTCCGTTGACTTGCTTACCGGGAAACGTAGTCGCCATCATGTCGTTGGCGCGGAG GTGGGCGAGGAGAGCGACAGCAGCGGAAGCGAGAGGAGTCCGAAGCAGGCAAAGAGGAGAAACCGCGGCGGCGCACCACCGACCACAAGGAGACGGAAAAGCGGAATTTCCGCTCGTGAGAGGAACCTGAGAAGGCTCGAGAgtaatgagagagagaggatgagAATGCACTCGCTCAACGATGCTTTCGAG CAATTACGAGAGGTAATACCACACGTGAAAATGGAGAGGAAGCTCAGCAAGATCGAAACGCTCACGCTggctaaaaattatataatggcACTGACGAATGTCATATGTGAGATGCGCGGCGAGGAGCAACCGTATAC GTTCGTCGATGGTGAATGCGGTTCTAGCAGCGGTGACAGTACCGGTCAATTAGAATTAAGCGGGGGCGAGCAACCCGACGAATCATCGCCTGCCTCGATCCACGAGACCAACAACAATAGCCTTCTTCACGAGGATCTAGAACGCAGGATCTAA
- the LOC140665665 gene encoding uncharacterized protein translates to MRSCAIGIYVTIGAAIFGLTVRATIDVNLSELEYLAARLDPFECRRLIAALHYTTYDLPKNLAAAERKVDEEIPCLRQLLHWNSSPGEGRGKTHATIAHRLRQLNRNDLADWLGKTAFKQLGKDLDDAIAPSFENLTQEEMETSTFFTTVESIVWTREEDPWIAIDTVLMALMLGLLGTLFVLIVAIIVHNVKSNKN, encoded by the exons ATGCGATCTTGTGCCATCGGTATTTACGTTACGATCGGTGCGGCAATTTTCGGTTTGACAGTTCGCGCGACGATAGACGTGAATCTCAGCGAATTGGAATATCTCGCGGCACGACTTGATCCATTCGAATGTCGACGATTGATCGCGGCCCTTCATTATACGACTTACGATTTACCGAAGAACTTGGCCGCAGCTG AGCGTAAAGTAGATGAGGAGATTCCGTGTCTGCGTCAATTGCTCCATTGGAATAGCTCTCCCGGGGAAGGTAGAGGAAAGACGCACGCGACGATAGCACATCGTCTTCGGCAATTAAATCGCAACGATCTCGCTGATTGGCTCGGCAAAACCGCCTTCAAGCAACTGGGAAAGGATCTAGATGATGCTATCGCACCGTCCTTCGAGAATCTCACCCAGGAGGAAATGGAAACTAGCAC TTTCTTTACAACAGTTGAATCGATTGTCTGGACTCGAGAAGAAGATCCTTGGATAGCGATCGATACAGTTCTCATGGCGCTCATGCTTGGACTGTTAGGAACGTTATTCGTTTTAATTGTGGCCATTATTGTACACAACGTCaagagtaataaaaattaa